The sequence AAAGTGATACATGATTTTGTTTAGCATACCATATATATCATGTATTGGAGGGCGAACTAAAAAAAGAACCCTATTAAAATAGGATTCCCGATACACGTTTTTATCTAATTTCATGTATGAAATTAGATAATATGATTTCAACTTACTACTTGGTTAATATGTTATTATCCCGACTTTGACAGTTGAAAAGCAGAAAAACAGCCAAAAACATTACCCTTAAGGGATTTTCAGCTGTTTTTTTGCTTTTTTAATTGTTGTACACACATTTATTTTCCGTAATTCCGAAGGAATTCCAGTGGAATGAATTGGCGCGTCCAATTTTTTCCAAGGAGTTCATTAATTCTTAGAAAATCCTCGTTTCCGAAAACTTCCCAATAACCTTTATCCAATGGCCGGCAACGTGCACTAAGCAAGGCGTTTTGAATTTTTTCTGGGCTAATCTGACCGTTCAACTTCCGTTCCAAAAGACGCATAATGGTGAGCGAAATGAAACAAATTAGGAAGTGAGCTTCGATATGAGGACGTGTCCAGACAAAGATTGGTCGAGCATCAAACGTTGTTTTCATAACCTTAAAACAGTCTTCAATGCGACTCAACGAGCGATAGGTTGCCAACATCTCTTTATCGCTCATCTCCGTCTCACTTGTAATCAGGACATTGATACCGTCAAATTGCTCATCAAAAGCGATTTGTTCTTCATCAATGGAGATATGAGGAGTTAGTTTTTTGATTTCACCTGTTTCCTCATCCACGTTTTCTACTTCCAAATAGCGTTTTCCGCCTTTTTTCATGGTCAATCGGAATCGCTCTGCTGCAGTCAGTTTCTCAGCATATTCCACAGATTTCTGGCGGCGAATCTTCTCCCGGTAATCATATTTCTGATTCCATGTCACGAGGATTTTCTCGGTAATTTCTTTCTTGTTTACAGTTCTCTTACGAATCATTGATTTCATCGCAAAGGTGTCCAAGTCATTAGCTAACCAACCTTCAGGATTTAATGCAAAAGTCTGGATATCTTTTGGTGCACCACGGGTGCCACGAACTTTTTGACTGAATAGGTATCCATTCTCATTCTGAAGTGTCTCGGATATATTTGCTTTACTGTTCATTCCCTTGTCCCCACGACTACGATCCGCTCGATGCCAAACTGCTTTTTAATCTGCTCTACAGCAGGGAGATACGTTTTTACATCTACACAGTTACCTGGGAATAGACGGAAGGCAATGGGAATTCCATTGGTATCCATGAATAATCCCATCTGAACAATCGGATTCGGCCTTTTTTCCTTACTCGGTCCTCTTTTTCGAAAAGCTGGTAGTGTTTCACCATCCACTTCGGTAGGTTCGTCATCCAAATCGGTCTCAAAATAGTAGTTGGTCACGTCATAGAAAACCAATGCTCCCGTACGTCCAACATTCTTCGTAATGGCACGATGCATCTGCAATTGAATTTGTTCACTCAATGAGCTGAAAGAATCCAATGCTCGATAAACATCTTGCTCTGTTAAATTGAAGTCGCCGAAGAGGTCCCGTTGGGACTGAACACTTCTTCGCTTACTTTGGGGATCCAACATTCTTTTCACCGTTAACAGACGACAGACTTTATCAAAATCAATTTTCGACTTTGTTCCTTTTTGATGTGTCCGAAATACTTGAGAAATTCCAAGACTGCGATAAATTTTGTCCAACAACATCCAGCCATAGTTTTGGAGTGGGTTATCTATTTTTTTGTTCAAATCCAGTGTAAGCGACAGTGTTTCTGGGGTCACTTGAAAATTCCCTGCTTTGACGTCCTCCTTTAGTTCTGTCAAAAATTAGGGTTTGTGGCTTCCAGATCTTTTAGCTTTCCTAATGACTTGATGGTGCGGTGTTTTACTTTATCCCCTTCGCGATAACCTTCCACAATCGAAACATAGTGTGTTCCTTCGCGATTCTTCGTTACTTTTATAAACATACCTCATTATACTATATACAACCGTATACAACAACATATAAATGAAGAAAACTTGCTATTTTTTCTGTAATAGCAAGTTTATCGCGTAATATATTCTGTGCCAACTGTCAAAGTCGGGAATATGATTTCAACTTACTACTTGGTTAATATGTTATTATAAAAAAACTTATTTCTAATTAGGAGGAGAATCCATGAGTCTATTTAAATTATATTGTCAATTTAATTTAAAAAGAAACCTGTATATAAAGAACTATTTGATATTGACTATATCAATTCAGTCTCTCCTTTTTATTTTGGTTTAAATATTGATATAAATAGCGTTGCTTATTCTAAATACCAGAAAAAAGTCGAAAAAATTTTTTTTAAAAGTAAAGTAGAAAGTTTTTTTGTAACGGAAACAAAATTTGAAGAAATAATAGAATATGCTAGTAGTTTTAATGTTGTAGTTAAAAATACTAATTTTAATTTTAGCCTGATAACTATTCTTTTGAACGGCATTTATTTAAACAAGATCTATCTAATAAAGAGATGTTTGATTATTTAAAAGAATTTAAAAGCCAAGGTGCCGAATTGAAGTCGCTTTCTCTAATGCTAAAAGGTAACAATGGGTTATTCTCATTATATGATGATGGGTTTATTTATCTTTCTAATGATGATATTGCAAAAGATAAGCTATTTAAAGAGTTTCTTGAATCTCTTTTAACGGGCAGGGGAAAAAATGAAAGTTATATTTAGACTACTTAAGATGTTTATTATCAGTATATCCACTCTGTTTATAATAAACAGTTTTCCAAGTTTAGATTCACTTTATAAAGCACTTGGTGTTACTGAATATTCCACTAAAGAGAAAATAGTTGCAATAATAAGCACATTTTTTTTAGGTATTATATTTGAATTTTTCCATACTTATTTAGAAAGTATGTCGCAGATAAAATTAAAATTTCTGTAACTTATTTGCAAAAAAAGATACCCATAACTAAATTAAATTTTAAAAAAAGCGTAGATATTCAGCATAAAGAAATTTATGAACCAGAAATTGTTAAAATAAATTTTTCTTTGAATGAAGGTACAGCTATAGGGTATAAGTTATTGAATAAGCTGAATGCAAAAGTAATTTTAGAATATAATCCTGATCAGTTTTCTACTGTAAAAAATGACGGAAGTATTATTCAAAACAATTCTAATGATGAATTAATTAGTAGAGATTCAAAGGGTTATATATATATGAATATATTTAACGGTTTTTCATCTGTTGGTGATTTTTCAATGGATCAGGAACTCTTTATTAAGCCTAAACATACACATATTAATAAATCTAGTTTAGTAATAAAAGTTCAAACAAATAATTGGGTTACAAGTTTATTAGCTAACACTTGTGTTGAAATAATAAATAATAAACTTATCTTGGAACGCAAGGAGGAGTAAATAATGGGATTACATACGAGAGTTATCAAGCTAAATACAACATTTACTTCTTTAGAAGATTTAAATAATACTATATTAACCAATACTAATAATAAAGAAATCTCTAAGTTGTCAAATCAAGAAAGAACAAGATATGAACAAGCAGATATTACTCTCTATTCAAAGTGGGAAAATAGACCTGGTATTGAGACTGGCATACAAGAGATAAATTTTTATGAGGATGTAATCAATACTGAGGTATTGTTTGACGGTAACGTTAGATTTCTAGTGAAAAAAGCATGTGTAGAATATCCAAAAAATAAAAAACGTGACTCAAATGATGTTCTTCTTTCCAAAGATATTAGAACAAATTATATAGAAATAGATGTTGTTTTCTTCGAAAAAGATAATGAAGTATATGTAATTATTTGCACGATACCTAATCATATAAATAAAGTTTTAAATTTAATTGATTCCGAAAACATTTCTCTAGAAAATGATAATTACATGATTAATGTTAATCAATTTTTGTGGCTTTTTTATCGCTATAGTACAAACAATAAAATGCTAGACGATAACTTAGAGATAGCCAATATAAGTAGTTTTACTGGTAATATTTTCAATGCAGAACATATTATTCAAGGAGTTAGTGACGTAACATCTACTTTAATTGTAACAAAGGCATTTGTGAGTTGTGGTCACCCTTTTACTAAAATGAAAGTTACTATGAATATACACGGTTACGGATTGGTTTTTCTTATAGATGAATATTCTAATTTGAATATAGAGGCAGAGTCTATTTTTTTAACACAACAAGATATATTAATAACTCTGCCTCTATATATAGTAGCGATATTAATTCCTTTAATTCAGCAATTGTATATGGAAGATGACTTTGAAGATAATTCACTTGTCCAAAGAGAATTTAGAAAGCGTATCGGTAAGGATGTTATTAATGAAATAATGGAATATAATAATATTTCAACTAATGATTTATAATATTTTTTTTGCAATTTCAAGAAATTAAACGAGGTGTTATTAGTTTTAGCATATTCTTTGATTAATTGAACTTATTGATTATCAATCCTTAGCGATACTACATTCATTAGAATTCCCCCCTCTAATTAACGAAAAAAATTCATAACCTCCCAAGGTTATGAATACACTACTCTATTTAATTTCATATATTATTATTTTTCATTATTTTTTTCTCATATAAACTAAATAATCGAGCTACTCGATCAATATCATTCTCAAATCCTGATGATTTGTAGGCTTTTTCAACTAATAAATCGAGCTTATAATGTGCTTTTCTTAAGTCATGAGGCATAGCAATATTGTCATACAAATCAGCTAAATTATCACCATTAGCAATGTATTTAGCTCTTATATCTAATATATTTGTTGCAGCTTTTGTGATTTCATCTTCTTCTTTTTCAGAAACAGTTGGGAAAACGAAGTTATTATAAACCATTGTATTTGAATATCTGAAATCACCTTTTAATTTCCCACCAATAGTTTCAAGCCATAACATATGCATTTTAGAAACTAAAATACCAAATAAATAATGTGTGGCATTTGGTATTTGAAAGCTAGAATCGCTACATACTGTAGGATACTCAGCATAAGCAATAGGTACATATGATCGTTGAACCGATGAAACTCTCGGGATAATTAATATATCACTATCAGAAGCTGCGTCCTGTTTAAATAATGTTGGATAATCTGCCCATTTATTTGTAGATGGTGCTGAACTATTCAAACGCATTTCTCTAACTTTTTCTACACGTTCTTGTACTAATGGCATATTTCGTAGATCTCTAGCAGGGCAGTCTTTCAAATATAAGCAATATCTTACTTTCCCGTTGATTATGTCATCAGCACCAACGTACGGACGAATATACTTTTTTGCTAAAGGATTTTTTTCGATTATTTCTTTTTTTTCCTGAGCATTTAATATTAAGTGACCTCCATCAGTTGGTTTTGTTCCATATTCCATTTTTTGAGCATCTGATATAGGCGTTCTTCTTTTTTTTATAAATACTATTGGTGCTTCAAGTAAATACTGATTAATAACACTTACATTATTTATATTTGGCTCAAATTGTATATCAGGATATGAAAATAACTTTTTCTCTTTTACTTGCTTAGTGTAAGTAAATCCGATAATAATACAATAAACAGCTGCATTACTTTTTGCTTCATTCGTCCATTTAAACGTTTGATGTGCGAAAAAGATATCTAGTTCCATTTCATCTATTAAGTAAGGCCAAAGATTAATCGCATGTTCACCCTGAACAATTGAATTAGTAGAAACAAATGCAACTTTTATATGTTTTTTTTGGTAAATATACTGCGCTGCTTTAATATACCAACACGCAACATAATCTAGGTGTCCCTTAGTTCTAAGTACCGAAGCAACTTTTTCTACTTCTTTTTTTTGTATATCATCTAAAAAACTATTTCCAATAAAAGGTGGGTTCCCAAGAACAAAATCACAATCTCTTGAATCTAAAACATTTACCCAATTAATATCTAAAGAATTATCGTTAACAATATTAGCATGTTCTCCTAAGGGCAACCGTGCAAAAGAAGCTCCAAAATAAAGACTAGCTTCAATATTCATTTGGTGATCTATAATCCATAAAGCAACTTGTGCAATTTGAGCTGAAAAAGAATCAATTTCAATTCCATAAAATTGATTTACATCACATTTAATGATGCTATTAAAATCTAACGATATATCCAATTGGAAGGCTTCATAACCGTATTCTTCATAATTCTTATATTTTAATACTTCTAGTTCAAGTTTACGTATTTCTCTATAAGCAATTATCAAGAAATTTCCTGAACCACATGCAGGGTCAAAAAATTTCAATCCTGAAATTTTTTGTTGAAAATCGTTTAATAATCGAATCTTATTTCTTTTTAAATCCTTTATACGATTAAATTCATTCCACAAGTCATCTATAAATAGAGGCTTAATAACTTTCATAATATTTTCTTCGCTTGTATAATGAGCTCCTAATTGGCGTCTTTTTTCTCTATCCATAGCACTTTGAAACATAGACCCGAAAATAGCAGGGCTAATTCTCCCCCAATCTAAATTACTACATTCCAATAATATGTTCCTCATTTCTTCGTTAAAAACTGCCGTACGAGTACGCTTAGTAAAAAGTGAACCATTAACATATGGAAATTCATTATAAATAGAATCGTCTATTACTCTTTGACCTATCGGTGTATCAAGAATCTCAAATAAATATTGTAATTTAGGAGCTAAGTCTGTTCCATCTTCATTGGTGTTATCTTCCAAAAAATCACGAAACAATCCTTTATTGAAAATTCCAGTATCATCTGCAAACAAACAAAATACTAAACGGACTAATAACGTATCTAAATCATCACCTGTATAGTTAATTGATTGCAAAGAATCATGGATTTTACCCATCATTTCGGCTGCTTTATTATTAACTGGATCTTGTGGCTTAATATCGTGTTTTTCATACCCTGCAATAAAACTAAATAATTGAACATTTTTATAAAGATCCGATAAATCAAATTGGTGTATTTCTCCATCGTCTAAATCATATAAACGGAAATGTTCAAAATCACTTACTAATATGTATTGAGGTAAATCCCTATCTTTAATACCTTCAAAATAGTTTGTTGCTTGCGTATAGGCTTTATCAAGATCTCTACCTTTACTTTTATGTTCGATTAACAACTTGCCTTTCCATAACAAATCAACAAATTTAGTTTGTCCTTCTATTTTTACTCTTTCTTCGAAAGTAGCTACCCTACGCCTGCTAATGCCAAACACGTCAAAGAATTCATTCCAAAACGTTTTTGATTCAGCATTTTCACTTGTTTCATCTGCCCATTCATTTTGAAATTGTAAAGCTCTACTTCTTATTTCATCCCATGATAAAACTGCCATGCTTTCACTCCTACTATTTTATTTTCTTAATTTAAAAAAGTCCGTCCATTTTCTTTTATTATTTGTAAAAGTTATGTCCATCTCAACTTCATCATCTTTAAGTGTCAGTTCTAATTTTTCTATTTTTTAATTTGCTTGCAATGTTAAAACTTGCTGATTCTTTTCATAGAAACCTAACTACTACATAACCCACTATCATTATAACAAGAAACAGTACCAAAGTTTGTATCCTATTTTTGACCGTATTAAGGTAAGTTATGATTAAAGCCTTATTAAAACAAGTATTTTCTTAATATTACCACAAATTTTCATTGTTTTACATAATTTGTAACGCTATTGTATTTACAAATGCATTACAAAAGCATATAATTATGATTAACAAGGAGGCGATTTAAGTGGAAACAAAACAAAAAAAAGCAGTCGTACAAGTTCGCATTGACGAAACCGTTAAAAGTCAGGCCGTAGCCGTTTTAAATAACCTAGGTATGGACACGAGCACGGCTATTAATGTCTTTTTTAGACAAGTCATTGCTGAAAATGGTCTGCCATTTCAACCAAAACAAGCAAAATTCAATACTGAAACCCTTGCAGCCATTAAGGAATCGGACGAAATGGTCAAAAATGGAACAGGCAAACGCTACACTTCTGTTGACGATCTTTTTGAGGATAGTTTAGGAGAATAGCCGCTATGTTGGAAATGAAGCAGACAACCCAATTCAAAAAAGATGTTAAACGCTTAAAGAAACGGAATTACAAGCTTGAAAAACTAAAAACGGTCATGCAAATGATTGTTGAAGAAGTACCTTTACCAGAGGAAGAATACCGCGCTCACGTCTTAATGCCAACAAAAGATTACCTCGATTGTTGGGAGTGTCATATTTCTGGACGCAATAGCGATTGGCTATTGATTTATAAATTTTACACTTCTCAAAATCTTGTCTCTTTTATCCGAACGGGGACACATTCGGATGTTTTTTGATACACGAAAACTCTTAAATGAAGGACGTTTCCGAATAGGAAATCGGCTCATACATTTAAGAGCTTTTCTTGTCTTCCTGAACGATTTCTAATGGGGATGCAAGACACTGATCCCTCCAAAATTTCATGCGAAAAATGGTTTGTTCGCAGAGGATTTTTGGAAGGGGAAACTGGCCGAAAACGGTCAGGTTTTACGAGGAGAAAAGTTGATAAACTTTATTCTTTTTTTGTCCGTTTGCGAGCAGCGAATCGGACGAAAAAATCCGCATTTTTACCTGCCGAACAGGCAGATAACGGCGGACTCCTTTGGGGGTCTTAGGGGGAGCAGCGCGTCCACCTAACAGGGAGCATTTGGGTACCAAATACGTAGCCTGTTGTTCTTGCAGTTAATAATCTAGTTGTTTTACGACCGATTAAGGAGTAGAATAACTAGATTATTAACTGCTTTTTTTGAAACGTTTTGACAAGGAGACCGAATAGGGAACGTTGGGAAATAAGTG is a genomic window of Carnobacterium alterfunditum DSM 5972 containing:
- a CDS encoding type II toxin-antitoxin system RelB/DinJ family antitoxin, producing the protein METKQKKAVVQVRIDETVKSQAVAVLNNLGMDTSTAINVFFRQVIAENGLPFQPKQAKFNTETLAAIKESDEMVKNGTGKRYTSVDDLFEDSLGE
- a CDS encoding type II toxin-antitoxin system RelE/ParE family toxin, which gives rise to MLEMKQTTQFKKDVKRLKKRNYKLEKLKTVMQMIVEEVPLPEEEYRAHVLMPTKDYLDCWECHISGRNSDWLLIYKFYTSQNLVSFIRTGTHSDVF
- a CDS encoding class I SAM-dependent DNA methyltransferase; this translates as MAVLSWDEIRSRALQFQNEWADETSENAESKTFWNEFFDVFGISRRRVATFEERVKIEGQTKFVDLLWKGKLLIEHKSKGRDLDKAYTQATNYFEGIKDRDLPQYILVSDFEHFRLYDLDDGEIHQFDLSDLYKNVQLFSFIAGYEKHDIKPQDPVNNKAAEMMGKIHDSLQSINYTGDDLDTLLVRLVFCLFADDTGIFNKGLFRDFLEDNTNEDGTDLAPKLQYLFEILDTPIGQRVIDDSIYNEFPYVNGSLFTKRTRTAVFNEEMRNILLECSNLDWGRISPAIFGSMFQSAMDREKRRQLGAHYTSEENIMKVIKPLFIDDLWNEFNRIKDLKRNKIRLLNDFQQKISGLKFFDPACGSGNFLIIAYREIRKLELEVLKYKNYEEYGYEAFQLDISLDFNSIIKCDVNQFYGIEIDSFSAQIAQVALWIIDHQMNIEASLYFGASFARLPLGEHANIVNDNSLDINWVNVLDSRDCDFVLGNPPFIGNSFLDDIQKKEVEKVASVLRTKGHLDYVACWYIKAAQYIYQKKHIKVAFVSTNSIVQGEHAINLWPYLIDEMELDIFFAHQTFKWTNEAKSNAAVYCIIIGFTYTKQVKEKKLFSYPDIQFEPNINNVSVINQYLLEAPIVFIKKRRTPISDAQKMEYGTKPTDGGHLILNAQEKKEIIEKNPLAKKYIRPYVGADDIINGKVRYCLYLKDCPARDLRNMPLVQERVEKVREMRLNSSAPSTNKWADYPTLFKQDAASDSDILIIPRVSSVQRSYVPIAYAEYPTVCSDSSFQIPNATHYLFGILVSKMHMLWLETIGGKLKGDFRYSNTMVYNNFVFPTVSEKEEDEITKAATNILDIRAKYIANGDNLADLYDNIAMPHDLRKAHYKLDLLVEKAYKSSGFENDIDRVARLFSLYEKKIMKNNNI